A single window of Salvia splendens isolate huo1 chromosome 6, SspV2, whole genome shotgun sequence DNA harbors:
- the LOC121807331 gene encoding exocyst complex component EXO70B1-like — protein MEEEAHLHKHNSLSKISQITISPKPQNSVDLSNDDACDDHSAHHSHEIAKNVDQFIDSIAAIEDKSSHTPEIPDFIETFSKIIESRVKKYNSSVAGARFGKMAEDDMMFIHSVRRISKLTNALSEFPPDSSVNPSMNQTSAALQRAMVFLEEEFRSLLEESSNSKSDDADNSLRLSVCSLRSQGDYCEKEDSAPAEDYPSYSEEAVAKMHEIASTMISAGYETECCQVYYISRRNAIRKQMARLDYEIMWNMDDVAKAAWETLEAEISRWINVVRSCSDLIFPGEKRLGESVFAHYPSICQSSLSNIIRGVVIQLLDFAEATAMAKRSAEKLFKYLDMYEALQFLLPTITGDSCWGDLVDEVSDAIDRIGESAVSNFCDLENSIKGDAGRVPVPGGAIHPLTRYVMNYLKYTCDYKDTLEKIFEKHTKLAKNFSESISLDLEKESLSPHNFETMAGTTPFSIQVVTVMDLLDGNLDKKSKLYRDPALRHIFLMNNGRYILQKVKGASEILDVMGDQWCRRRSTVVRQYHKNYQRETWNRVLQTLNQDGLLVNGKPNKQLIKERFKVFTATFEEIYRSQTAWIVSDEQLQSELRISIAAVLIPAYRAFVGRFRQYMDSTKQADKYIKYQPEDVETMIEKLFEGNSISMMRRK, from the coding sequence ATGGAAGAAGAAGCACATCTCCATAAACACAACAGCTTGAGCAAAATCTCCCAAATCACAATCAGTCCAAAGCCTCAGAATTCGGTGGATTTATCCAACGACGATGCATGCGACGATCATTCCGCGCATCACAGCCATGAAATCGCAAAGAATGTCGATCAATTCATCGATTCGATCGCCGCGATTGAAGATAAATCGTCGCACACGCCGGAGATCCCCGACTTCATCGAGACCTTCTCGAAAATCATCGAATCGAGAGTGAAGAAGTACAATTCCAGCGTTGCAGGAGCCAGATTCGGTAAAATGGCCGAGGATGATATGATGTTCATCCATTCGGTTAGACGGATCTCGAAATTGACGAACGCGTTGAGCGAATTTCCGCCGGATTCGAGCGTGAATCCGTCGATGAATCAGACGAGTGCGGCGCTGCAGCGCGCGATGGTGTTTCTGGAGGAGGAATTCCGCTCCTTGTTGGAGGAATCGAGCAATTCAAAGAGCGATGACGCTGATAATTCGCTCAGATTATCGGTCTGCAGCTTGAGGAGTCAGGGGGATTATTGCGAGAAGGAGGATTCTGCTCCGGCGGAGGACTATCCTTCGTATTCGGAGGAGGCGGTGGCGAAGATGCACGAGATCGCGTCGACGATGATCTCGGCGGGGTACGAGACGGAGTGCTGCCAGGTGTACTACATTTCGCGGCGGAACGCGATCCGGAAGCAGATGGCGCGCCTCGACTACGAGATCATGTGGAACATGGACGACGTCGCCAAGGCGGCGTGGGAGACGCTGGAGGCGGAGATCTCGCGGTGGATCAACGTCGTCAGATCCTGCTCAGATCTCATCTTCCCCGGCGAAAAACGCCTCGGCGAATCCGTCTTCGCTCACTACCCTTCGATCTGCCAGAGCTCCCTCAGCAACATCATCCGCGGCGTCGTAATCCAGCTCCTCGATTTCGCAGAGGCGACGGCCATGGCGAAGAGATCCGCCGAGAAGCTCTTCAAATACCTCGATATGTACGAGGCGCTCCAATTCCTCCTCCCTACCATCACCGGCGACTCCTGCTGGGGAGATCTCGTCGACGAAGTCTCCGACGCAATCGACCGCATCGGAGAATCCGCCGTCAGCAATTTCTGCGATTTGGAAAATTCAATCAAAGGCGACGCCGGTCGAGTCCCGGTCCCCGGCGGTGCAATCCACCCCCTAACTCGGTACGTAATGAATTACCTCAAATACACCTGCGATTACAAGGACACACTAGAGAAAATCTTCGAGAAACACACGAAATTAGCGAAGAATTTCTCCGAATCAATCAGTCTAGATCTGGAAAAGGAGAGCTTAAGCCCTCACAACTTCGAAACCATGGCCGGAACGACGCCGTTTTCCATCCAGGTAGTAACGGTGATGGATCTCCTAGACGGAAATTTGGATAAGAAATCGAAGCTCTACCGCGATCCGGCGCTCCGCCACATCTTCCTGATGAACAACGGCAGATACATCCTGCAAAAGGTGAAGGGCGCGAGTGAGATCCTCGATGTCATGGGCGACCAGTGGTGCCGGCGGCGATCGACGGTGGTGAGGCAGTACCACAAGAACTACCAGCGGGAGACGTGGAACAGAGTGCTGCAGACGCTGAATCAGGATGGGCTGCTGGTGAACGGGAAGCCGAACAAGCAGCTGATAAAGGAGAGGTTCAAGGTGTTCACGGCCACGTTCGAGGAGATATACCGATCGCAGACGGCGTGGATTGTCAGCGACGAGCAGCTGCAGTCGGAGCTGAGGATATCGATCGCAGCCGTGCTTATCCCGGCGTACCGGGCATTCGTGGGGAGGTTCCGGCAGTATATGGATAGCACGAAGCAGGCGGATAAGTACATCAAGTATCAGCCGGAGGATGTGGAGACGATGATCGAGAAGCTTTTTGAGGGGAATAGTATTTCGATGATGAGGAGGAAATAG
- the LOC121809397 gene encoding serine/threonine-protein kinase PBS1-like, which produces MGCFPCFDSRDDEKPNLNKERDDHKEVQIAVPSNISKLSSGGDRLKTRSNVGPRREASGLKDLPDSQIAAQTFTFRELAAATNNFRPESFLGEGGFGRVYKGRLHNGQVVAVKQLDRNGLQGNREFLVEVLMLSLLHNPHLVNLLGYCADGDQRLLVYEFMPLGSLEDHLHDLPPDKEPLDWSTRMKIAAGAAKGLEHLHDKANPPVIYRDFKSSNILLGEGFVPKLSDFGLAKLGPTGDKSHVSTRVMGTYGYCAPEYAMTGQLTVKSDVYSFGVVFLEIITGRKAIDSTRPQGEQNLVAWVRPFFNDRKRYVKLADPRLQGKFPIRGLYQALAVASMCTQEQAAARPLIGDVVTALSYLANHSYDPSHSNREERGGKLLRNEEGAGSGRKWDVEGGSERDDSPRETAKMLNRDLERERAVAEAKMWGENWREKRRQSAQGGSFDANNS; this is translated from the exons atgggctGTTTCCCTTGTTTTGATTCAAGAGATGATGAGAAGCCCAATCTCAATAAAGAGAGAGATGATCACAAGGAAGTTCAAATTGCTGTCCCTTCCAATATATCAAAATTATCTTCTG GGGGGGATAGGCTGAAGACGAGGAGCAATGTTGGCCCGAGAAGGGAGGCATCGGGACTGAAGGACTTGCCTGACTCTCAGATTGCTGCACAAACGTTTACTTTTCGCGAACTAGCTGCTGCGACAAATAACTTCAGGCCAGAGTCTTTCCTAGGAGAGGGGGGATTTGGACGTGTATACAAAGGGAGACTTCATAATGGCCAG GTTGTGGCTGTTAAGCAGTTAGATAGAAACGGGCTTCAGGGTAATCGAGAATTTCTCGTTGAGGTTCTAATGCTCAGCCTTCTTCACAATCCTCACTTGGTTAATCTGTTGGGTTATTGTGCTGATGGGGATCAGAGGCTTCTCGTCTATGAATTTATGCCGCTGGGATCATTAGAAGACCATCTCCATG ATCTTCCACCGGACAAAGAGCCCCTTGATTGGAGCACGAGAATGAAGATAGCAGCCGGCGCAGCCAAAGGATTGGAGCATCTCCACGACAAGGCGAATCCTCCTGTTATTTATAGAGATTTCAAGTCGTCCAACATATTACTCGGCGAAGGGTTTGTTCCAAAGCTTTCCGACTTTGGACTGGCGAAGCTTGGCCCCACAGGAGACAAGTCGCACGTATCCACCAGGGTGATGGGGACCTACGGTTACTGTGCTCCGGAATATGCTATGACGGGGCAATTGACAGTAAAGTCGGACGTTTACAGCTTCGGAGTCGTCTTTTTAGAAATCATAACGGGGCGTAAAGCCATCGACAGCACCAGACCTCAGGGTGAACAGAACCTCGTTGCATGG GTGCGGCCGTTTTTCAACGACCGTAAAAGGTACGTGAAGTTGGCAGATCCGAGGCTGCAAGGGAAATTCCCGATCCGTGGGCTTTATCAAGCCCTGGCCGTGGCGTCCATGTGCACCCAGGAACAGGCTGCTGCTCGTCCCTTGATCGGTGATGTGGTGACGGCCCTTTCTTACCTAGCAAACCACTCGTACGATCCTAGTCACAGCAACAGAGAAGAAAGAGGTGGGAAGCTGCTTAGGAACGAGGAGGGTGCTGGGTCCGGAAGGAAATGGGACGTGGAGGGAGGGTCCGAGAGGGACGATTCTCCGAGAGAGACAGCGAAAATGTTGAACCGGGACCTTGAGAGGGAACGAGCTGTTGCAGAGGCGAAAATGTGGGGCGAGAACTGGAGAGAAAAGAGGCGTCAAAGCGCTCAAGGTGGTAGTTTCGACGCGAACAACAGCTAG
- the LOC121809341 gene encoding NAC domain-containing protein 83-like, which produces MEKVTKHEVLRLPPGFRFHPTDEELVVQYLKRKVLSHPIPASIISEFDVCKADPWDLPGDSEKERYFFSTKEAKYPTGNRSNRATVSGYWKATGLDKQIVGTSRQVVGMKKTLVFYRGKPPKGGRTDWIMHEYRLLTTAVAPPPKESWVLCRVFLKRRGSKAGGAPAPVFYDFMAKERADLNGNCSSGSSGITQISSSEIEEEERSSCSSFPSTFTRKQSSN; this is translated from the exons ATGGAGAAAGTCACAAAACATGAGGTGTTGAGATTGCCACCGGGATTTCGGTTCCACCCCACGGACGAAGAGCTCGTGGTACAATACTTGAAGCGCAAGGTACTATCCCATCCCATCCCCGCCTCCATCATCTCCGAATTCGACGTCTGCAAGGCCGACCCCTGGGATTTGCCAG GAGATTCAGAGAAGGAGAGGTACTTCTTCAGCACGAAAGAAGCAAAGTATCCGACCGGAAACCGGTCGAACCGGGCCACCGTGTCCGGCTACTGGAAAGCGACCGGTTTGGACAAGCAAATCGTGGGCACGAGCCGCCAAGTTGTCGGGATGAAGAAAACACTTGTCTTCTACAGAGGTAAGCCGCCCAAGGGCGGCCGGACAGATTGGATCATGCATGAGTACCGCCTCCTCACCACCGCCGTCGCCCCACCGCCCAAG GAAAGCTGGGTTCTCTGCAGAGTATTTTTAAAGAGAAGGGGCAGCAAGGCCGGAGGAGCTCCGGCGCCGGTGTTCTACGATTTCATGGCGAAGGAGAGGGCGGATTTGAACGGTAATTGTAGCTCTGGATCGAGTGGGATCACGCAGATTTCTTCTTCGgagattgaagaagaagaacGGAGTAGTTGTAGTAGTTTTCCGTCTACTTTTACTAGGAAGCAGTCTTCTAATTAA